DNA sequence from the Pleurocapsa sp. PCC 7319 genome:
TCCCGCCCGCAGAGCTCTAACTGCTGCTTGAGTGCGATCGTCAGCACATAACTTGTTGAGAATATGGCAAACATGAGTTTTGACTGTTCCCACAGTAATATATAGCTTTTTAGATATGTCTGCATTGCTACAACCAGCTACAATTAACTCCAGAACTTCCAATTCTCTGTCAGTTAAAGGATAAGTTTCGATTAGCTGCTGGTATTCTTCGGCTACAGCTGTAATTGCTTGAGTTTCATCATCTTCCGTGGTTGAAGAGATATTGACATTTACTGGGGTAGAAGTTGCCTTACTAGATTGAGCTTGCTTGAGTACGATACGGGCGATCGCAGGATCGATCCAAGCATTCCCCTCATGAGTATTGCGTATTGCTTGAACCAAATTATCCATGCTGACATCTTTAAGACTATACGAATCAGCACCAGCCGCAAATGCAGCCATAACTGAATCTTCGCTATCGTGCATAGTAAGCATTAAAATCTTGGTCTTAAAATCTTGTTGATCTGCTTGATATTGTTTGAGTTGCTGAGTAACTTCAATACCGTCTATGTCAGGTAAACCAATATCCACTAAAGCAACATCAGGTTGATGAGTTTTGACTTTATGCAGGCCATCATTGCCATTAGCAGCGTTATCGATAACTTCGACATCTTCATACTGTTTTAAAGCAGCACATAAGCCAATTCGACTTAGATCGTGGTCTTCAATTAAAACAACGCTAATTTTACTCATCGCTACCAATACAACTGTTATTTAAACTAATTATTCATATACTTTAATTATCTAATCTTCGGTTTTTTATTTCATCGTCCTTAAGATGTATATTGATTAGTTGTCAGTTATCGATTATCAGTGTTGAAAGATAATTTATTATAGATATAAATTTTAGGTCTTGTGGTTAGATGAACGAGTTGGCTACGATTGCTTCTTTTATGCCTCACGGGATGTGCTATCTATGGAAGCCTGGGCTAGTAGGTTTACATCTGGTTGGCGATGGGATTATTGCTTTATCATATTTTTCTATTCCGATTACCTTGATGTATATCTTGCGTAAGAGAACAGATATTCCTTTTAATAGTATTTTTTGGTTATTTGCAGCCTTTATTCTATTTTGCGGTGCGGGTCATGCTTTTAATATTTGGACGCTGTGGCACCCTGATTATTGGATATCAGGTGTGATTAGACTATTGACTGGTTTAGTTTCTCTAGCAACTGCAATTGTATTAATAATCAAAATTCCTCAAATACTAACCTTACCTTCACCAAAGCAAATAAATAGGATCAATCAAAAGCTACAGGAGAAAATTGTTGAATTAGAACAGCAAAAATCGATTATTCGTCAGCAAGAAGAATTTCTTCGTAGTATCTACGATAATGTTCAAGAGGCAATTTTTGTAGTTGATATGGAAGCAGATGGGATATTTCGCTATCAAGGATTCAACTCTGCTGCTAAGAGATTAACCGGTATTGAAGATGTCAATAAGAAAACTCCCTCAGAGCTATTTCCTTCGGCAATAGCTGCCGTAGTTGAACAGCACTATCGCGAATGTCTAGACTCAAAAACAACTATTTCTTACGAAGAATGTTTGCCCTTTTGCGGAGAAGAAACCTGGTGGTTAACTACTATCAATCCCATTCCAGATAAGACAGGCAAAATAAACCGCATCGTTGGAACCAGCTTAAACATCACTGAGCGCAAACAAGCTGAAACAGAATTAGATCGGGAAAAAAACTTTTTGCAAGCACTACTAGATAATTTATCTGACGGGATTGTTAGTTGTGATGAAAATGGCTTTTTAACTCTGTTTAATAAGGCTACTCAAAAATTACATGGATTACCACACCAAGCTATACCTGCAAATGAATGGGCAAAATACTATGATCTGTATCTGCCAGATGGTAAAGCCATCATGTCCCAAGACGATATTCCCCTATTTCGAGCATTACAAGGAGAATCGGTTAGGGACGTAGAGATGATGATCATTCCCAAACAGGGAAAACCCCGAATTATATTAGCTAACGGAGATCCAATTGTCGATCGCCATGGTAAAAAAATTGGTGCGCTTGCAGCTATGCGGGATATTACCGAACGCCGTCAAGCAGAAAAGGCTTTAGCCCAATTAAATGATGATTTGGAAGCTAGAGTAAAACAACGTACTATCCAATTAGAACAAGTTAATGCCAAATTGTTAACTATCACTGCTCAGTTAGAGAAACGCAATCAAGAACTAGATCAGTTTGCCTATGTAACTTCTCACGATCTCAAAGCACCTCTTAGAGCGATCGCCAATCTTTCTGAATGGATTGAAGAAGACTTAGAAGACAAACTAGATGAAGATACTAGATATAACATGAGCCTTTTGCGGGGCAGAGTTCGTCGCTTAGAAAATCTGATTAATGGATTACTTGATTATTCTCGTGTAGGTAGATTACACTCTGAACCTCAATCTATAAATGTCGGAGAAATGCTGGCTGAAATAATTGATCTGCTAAATGTTCCTGCAGATTATACGATTGAAATCCAGGGAAATATGCCAACTCTTATCACCGAGTTAATCCCGTTACAGCAAGTATTTCACAATCTAATTAGTAATGCTATTAAGCATAGCGATCGCCAAAATAGTAAAATTACAATCTCAGTAAGAGAGCAGGATAATTTCTACGAGTTTGCTGTAGCTGACAACGGTAAAGGAATTGACCCCCAGTATCATGAACGCATCTTTAGTATTTTTCAAACTTTGGAAGCGCGAGATAACCAAGAAAGCACAGGAATTGGTTTGGCAATAGTGAAAAAAGCTGTTGAGAATCAAGGTGGCAAAATTGCAATTGAATCTCAAATTAATCAAGGAACAACCTTTTACTTTACTTGGCTCAGAAAAAAATAGCTTATAAGTAGATACTAAATAAATATATTCTCAATATTTTGTAGATTATAAATCTAACTTTTAGGTGAGGCTTCATTAAATATATAAGTGGTATCGTAATACTATACATTGAGAAATATCTAGTATTATTAGCCCATTTATACTAACTAGATTCTAAATTACAAGTAGATTAATTATGGCAGAAAGAATAATTAATATTTTATTAGTAGAGGATGATGAAGTTGATGTAATGAACGTCAAACGGGCATTTAAAAAATATAAAATAACAAATCCTCTATACATAGCAGGAAATGGTATAGAAGCCTTAGCAATGTTGAGTTCGCAAAATGGGCAACGTCCGGAAGTACCAGAAGACAGACGATTAATTTTATTAGATCTCAATATGCCCAAAATGAATGGTTTAGAGTTTCTCCATGAATTGAGAAAAGACGAAACTCTAAAACGTACCCCTGTAATTGTTCTTACTACTTCCGATGAAGATAGAGATAGA
Encoded proteins:
- a CDS encoding response regulator transcription factor, with product MSKISVVLIEDHDLSRIGLCAALKQYEDVEVIDNAANGNDGLHKVKTHQPDVALVDIGLPDIDGIEVTQQLKQYQADQQDFKTKILMLTMHDSEDSVMAAFAAGADSYSLKDVSMDNLVQAIRNTHEGNAWIDPAIARIVLKQAQSSKATSTPVNVNISSTTEDDETQAITAVAEEYQQLIETYPLTDRELEVLELIVAGCSNADISKKLYITVGTVKTHVCHILNKLCADDRTQAAVRALRAGLVK
- a CDS encoding PAS domain S-box protein, with amino-acid sequence MNELATIASFMPHGMCYLWKPGLVGLHLVGDGIIALSYFSIPITLMYILRKRTDIPFNSIFWLFAAFILFCGAGHAFNIWTLWHPDYWISGVIRLLTGLVSLATAIVLIIKIPQILTLPSPKQINRINQKLQEKIVELEQQKSIIRQQEEFLRSIYDNVQEAIFVVDMEADGIFRYQGFNSAAKRLTGIEDVNKKTPSELFPSAIAAVVEQHYRECLDSKTTISYEECLPFCGEETWWLTTINPIPDKTGKINRIVGTSLNITERKQAETELDREKNFLQALLDNLSDGIVSCDENGFLTLFNKATQKLHGLPHQAIPANEWAKYYDLYLPDGKAIMSQDDIPLFRALQGESVRDVEMMIIPKQGKPRIILANGDPIVDRHGKKIGALAAMRDITERRQAEKALAQLNDDLEARVKQRTIQLEQVNAKLLTITAQLEKRNQELDQFAYVTSHDLKAPLRAIANLSEWIEEDLEDKLDEDTRYNMSLLRGRVRRLENLINGLLDYSRVGRLHSEPQSINVGEMLAEIIDLLNVPADYTIEIQGNMPTLITELIPLQQVFHNLISNAIKHSDRQNSKITISVREQDNFYEFAVADNGKGIDPQYHERIFSIFQTLEARDNQESTGIGLAIVKKAVENQGGKIAIESQINQGTTFYFTWLRKK
- a CDS encoding response regulator; the protein is MAERIINILLVEDDEVDVMNVKRAFKKYKITNPLYIAGNGIEALAMLSSQNGQRPEVPEDRRLILLDLNMPKMNGLEFLHELRKDETLKRTPVIVLTTSDEDRDRIEAYNLNVAGYILKPVTFTNFAEVMVALNKYWTLCEMP